One segment of Anatilimnocola aggregata DNA contains the following:
- a CDS encoding C2 family cysteine protease, with the protein MSPASFGRHSWQPRLALYAIVVASLACGVRRGATAEPAEFLEQINLNFAAWDQDSDGVLSVPEIDTASADAKVTGKAAAALAALKRASRVAKYKSPLMNKANIEAFATGKPADDKPNLTSMYGQGVSRLNKLTKRELFPDGLPRLDTVHQGRLGNCYCLAPLGAVLHRNPQQVMAMFTRLDDGNYRVTLGKNAVTIALPTDTEIARTATNEDAGIWVNMYEKALGTLRNDAKPAADRAGLPIDALARGGSAGTILAYITGNEITRFSFRFAKDEAVTEDERKAKLAELREQLIAAVREKRVMTCGTLKPTMPGITGNHAYAVLGYDAKFDAVKIWNPYGNDFTPKGEPGPTAGYPRKQGVMEIPLNDFVKQFSSMSFEVTQVSAQ; encoded by the coding sequence ATGTCACCTGCCAGCTTTGGTCGTCATTCGTGGCAACCTCGACTCGCCTTATATGCGATCGTTGTGGCTAGTCTCGCGTGCGGCGTGCGACGAGGAGCAACTGCCGAGCCGGCAGAATTCCTGGAGCAGATCAATCTAAATTTTGCCGCGTGGGATCAGGACAGCGATGGCGTGCTGTCGGTTCCGGAAATTGATACTGCCTCGGCCGATGCCAAAGTCACCGGCAAAGCAGCCGCGGCGCTCGCGGCGCTCAAGCGGGCCTCGCGAGTGGCGAAATACAAATCGCCCCTAATGAACAAGGCCAACATCGAAGCTTTTGCCACCGGCAAACCTGCCGACGACAAACCCAACTTGACCAGCATGTATGGCCAAGGAGTCAGCCGACTCAATAAGCTGACAAAACGCGAACTTTTTCCCGATGGTCTGCCGCGGCTCGATACGGTCCATCAAGGGAGACTCGGAAATTGTTATTGCCTGGCACCTCTCGGGGCGGTGCTGCATCGCAATCCGCAGCAGGTGATGGCGATGTTCACGCGATTAGATGATGGCAACTATCGCGTGACGCTCGGCAAGAATGCAGTCACCATCGCGCTACCGACCGATACTGAAATTGCGCGAACTGCCACGAACGAAGATGCCGGGATCTGGGTAAACATGTACGAAAAGGCGCTCGGCACACTGCGCAACGATGCGAAGCCAGCAGCTGATCGAGCGGGGTTGCCGATCGATGCTTTAGCCCGAGGCGGATCGGCAGGCACCATACTCGCGTACATCACTGGGAATGAAATTACCCGCTTCTCATTCAGGTTCGCCAAGGACGAAGCGGTTACTGAGGACGAACGGAAGGCGAAACTCGCCGAACTTCGAGAACAGTTGATCGCCGCTGTGCGCGAGAAACGAGTGATGACGTGCGGCACCCTGAAGCCGACGATGCCGGGGATCACTGGCAATCACGCCTATGCTGTTCTCGGGTATGATGCCAAGTTCGACGCAGTGAAAATCTGGAATCCTTACGGCAACGACTTCACGCCAAAGGGAGAGCCGGGTCCAACCGCTGGCTATCCGCGGAAACAGGGCGTGATGGAAATACCATTGAACGACTTCGTGAAGCAATTCAGCAGTATGTCGTTTGAGGTTACTCAAGTATCTGCCCAGTGA
- a CDS encoding vitamin B12-dependent ribonucleotide reductase: protein MATVSSPRSRAQSKVSNRASNARDLSQGLQVQPLFCPTSAVDPFDTVKWTHRSAQIKDESGKLMFEQKDVEIPENWTQLATNVIVSKYFYGENGTAERENSVRQLINRVTRTIADWGIADGYFASPEDGENFYRELTWLCLHQHGAFNSPVWFNVGLHHMYGVTGSKCNWRWNTETMDVEQPENPYEYPQGSACFIQSVDDNMEAIMRLATSEAMLFKFGSGTGTDLSTLRSHREKLSGGGKPSGPLSFMRVYDQIAAVVKSGGKTRRAAKMQSLKVWHPDILEFIECKWKEEQKAHCLIEKGGYESNFNGEAYSSILFQNANLSVRLTDEFMHAIEQDQVWQTHWVTDQKTEGPSWPAKQLLTRMAECAWQCGDPGVQYDTTINRWHTCPNSGRINASNPCSEYMFLDDTACNLASINLMKFRHPDGSFDVERFQTACRIYFIAQEILVDHASYPTADIARNSHAFRPLGLGYSNLGSLIMSEGHAYDSEAGYGLCGAITALLHGSANLASAEMAAVMGPFDGYAINREPMLRVMQMHRDAVENINDAGPQNLKEAARQTWDDVLALGRKVGFRNAQATVLAPTGTISFMMDCDTTGIEPDIALVKYKQLAGGGMLKILNNTVPLALNKLGYDDTQIKAICEYIDKQDTIEGAPQLQDDHLSVFDCAFKPASGVRSINWKAHVRMMAAAQPFLSGAISKTVNMPTDVTPQDIADAYFWGWQLDLKALAIYRDGSKQSQPLNTSSSEKKEAIVEKIVYQPRRERLPDTRASITHKFNVGGHEGYINVGQFPDGRPGELFITMAKEGSTVGGMMDAFGTSISIALQYGVPLEALVNKFSHMRFEPMGHTTNPDIRIAKSVVDYIFRWMGMQFLAGFREASRGDYSGKSEGDETKAIAPAAPAAVVTATATPAVKSVAPPAPSAKVAEKNGANGNHPPAARPKIDIEMLERAGLSMKVDGNGPATRNEQFARFQLDAPSCDNCGSITVRNGNCYLCHNCGNSMGCS, encoded by the coding sequence ATGGCGACCGTGTCTTCCCCCCGTTCCCGTGCGCAGTCCAAAGTTTCAAATCGTGCGAGCAATGCGCGCGACCTGTCGCAAGGCCTGCAGGTGCAGCCCTTATTCTGCCCCACCAGTGCCGTCGATCCGTTCGATACGGTGAAGTGGACGCACCGGAGTGCGCAGATCAAGGACGAGAGCGGCAAGCTGATGTTCGAGCAGAAGGACGTCGAGATTCCAGAGAACTGGACTCAGCTCGCGACCAACGTCATCGTCAGCAAGTACTTCTACGGCGAGAACGGCACTGCGGAACGGGAAAACAGCGTTCGCCAACTGATCAATCGCGTTACGCGCACAATCGCCGACTGGGGCATCGCCGACGGCTACTTCGCCTCGCCCGAAGATGGCGAGAACTTCTATCGCGAATTGACCTGGCTCTGCTTGCACCAGCACGGGGCCTTCAACTCGCCCGTGTGGTTCAACGTCGGTTTACACCACATGTACGGTGTGACCGGTTCCAAGTGCAATTGGCGCTGGAACACCGAGACGATGGATGTCGAACAGCCTGAAAATCCCTACGAATATCCACAGGGCTCGGCGTGCTTCATTCAAAGCGTCGACGACAATATGGAAGCGATCATGCGTCTCGCCACCAGCGAGGCCATGCTCTTCAAGTTCGGCAGCGGGACCGGCACCGATCTTTCGACCCTCCGCTCACATCGCGAAAAGCTCTCGGGAGGCGGCAAGCCCTCCGGTCCTTTGTCGTTCATGCGAGTCTATGACCAAATCGCAGCGGTCGTGAAGAGCGGCGGCAAGACTCGCCGCGCGGCGAAGATGCAATCGCTGAAGGTCTGGCATCCAGACATTCTCGAATTCATCGAGTGCAAGTGGAAGGAAGAGCAAAAGGCTCACTGCCTCATCGAGAAGGGCGGCTATGAATCGAACTTCAATGGCGAAGCATACAGCAGCATTCTGTTTCAGAACGCCAACCTCTCGGTCCGCTTGACCGACGAGTTCATGCACGCCATCGAGCAGGATCAAGTCTGGCAGACCCACTGGGTCACCGACCAGAAGACGGAAGGGCCTTCGTGGCCAGCCAAACAACTCCTCACGCGGATGGCCGAATGCGCCTGGCAGTGCGGCGATCCTGGTGTGCAGTACGACACCACGATCAACCGTTGGCACACCTGCCCGAATAGCGGCCGAATCAACGCGAGCAATCCTTGCTCGGAATACATGTTCCTCGATGACACGGCCTGCAACCTGGCCAGCATCAACCTGATGAAGTTCCGCCATCCCGATGGTTCGTTCGACGTCGAGCGTTTCCAGACTGCTTGCCGGATCTACTTCATCGCTCAGGAAATCCTCGTCGATCACGCCAGCTATCCGACTGCGGACATCGCACGCAACAGCCATGCGTTCCGCCCGCTGGGCCTGGGTTACTCCAATCTTGGCAGCCTGATCATGAGCGAAGGGCATGCTTACGATTCCGAAGCAGGTTATGGCCTGTGCGGCGCGATCACCGCGTTGTTGCACGGATCTGCTAACCTGGCCAGCGCCGAAATGGCGGCTGTGATGGGCCCGTTCGATGGCTACGCAATCAATCGAGAACCGATGTTGCGGGTCATGCAAATGCACCGCGACGCCGTCGAGAACATCAACGATGCCGGCCCGCAGAACCTGAAAGAAGCGGCCCGTCAGACTTGGGACGACGTCCTCGCCCTCGGTCGCAAGGTTGGCTTCCGCAATGCTCAGGCCACGGTTCTCGCGCCGACTGGCACTATCAGCTTCATGATGGACTGCGATACTACCGGCATCGAGCCGGACATCGCGCTAGTGAAGTACAAGCAACTCGCTGGTGGCGGCATGCTGAAGATTCTCAATAACACCGTGCCCCTCGCCTTGAACAAGCTGGGCTATGACGATACCCAGATCAAGGCGATCTGCGAGTACATCGACAAGCAAGACACCATCGAAGGGGCCCCGCAACTGCAAGACGATCACCTCTCGGTGTTCGACTGTGCCTTCAAGCCCGCCAGTGGCGTGCGCAGCATCAATTGGAAGGCCCACGTCCGCATGATGGCCGCCGCTCAGCCCTTCCTGAGTGGTGCGATCAGCAAGACGGTGAACATGCCAACCGATGTCACGCCGCAAGACATTGCCGATGCGTACTTCTGGGGTTGGCAGCTCGACCTGAAGGCCCTCGCGATCTATCGTGATGGTTCGAAGCAGAGCCAACCACTCAACACCTCAAGCAGCGAAAAGAAGGAAGCGATCGTCGAGAAGATCGTCTATCAGCCTCGTCGCGAACGATTGCCCGACACCCGTGCTTCGATCACGCACAAGTTCAACGTCGGCGGTCACGAAGGCTACATCAACGTCGGCCAGTTCCCCGATGGCCGCCCTGGTGAGCTGTTCATCACGATGGCGAAAGAGGGGAGCACCGTTGGCGGCATGATGGACGCCTTCGGCACTTCGATTTCGATCGCACTCCAGTACGGCGTGCCGCTCGAAGCACTGGTCAACAAGTTCTCGCACATGCGGTTCGAACCGATGGGTCACACGACCAATCCGGACATTCGCATTGCCAAGAGCGTGGTCGACTACATCTTCCGCTGGATGGGAATGCAGTTCCTGGCCGGCTTCCGTGAGGCGAGCCGCGGTGATTACTCCGGCAAGAGCGAGGGTGACGAGACCAAGGCCATTGCTCCTGCTGCACCGGCCGCTGTTGTCACTGCCACCGCCACACCGGCCGTGAAGTCGGTTGCACCTCCTGCTCCGTCGGCCAAAGTGGCCGAAAAGAACGGCGCTAACGGCAATCATCCCCCTGCAGCCAGGCCGAAGATCGATATCGAGATGCTGGAGCGGGCTGGGTTGTCGATGAAGGTCGATGGCAATGGCCCGGCGACGCGCAACGAACAGTTCGCCCGCTTCCAACTCGATGCACCCAGCTGCGACAACTGCGGCTCGATCACGGTGCGTAATGGCAACTGCTACCTGTGCCACAACTGCGGCAACAGCATGGGCTGTTCGTAA
- a CDS encoding carboxypeptidase-like regulatory domain-containing protein: protein MNNSIEFKAISFRWASVFILVAALNGGCQRGEVLGPVSGVVTFDGEPVPGAMLIFQNNAQGVHMMARADENGRYEVLMANGAGLPPGEYQVAVSPPIQDHPLGPITAPPPGANIYPNIPDRYRDVKTSKLKLQVTEQANTLDVNMTANEAP from the coding sequence ATGAATAACTCTATCGAATTTAAAGCGATTTCGTTTCGCTGGGCGAGCGTCTTCATTCTGGTCGCAGCGTTGAACGGCGGTTGCCAGCGTGGCGAAGTGCTGGGGCCGGTGAGTGGCGTTGTCACCTTTGACGGTGAACCCGTGCCGGGGGCGATGCTGATCTTCCAAAACAATGCCCAGGGCGTGCATATGATGGCGCGGGCCGATGAGAACGGCCGGTACGAAGTACTGATGGCCAATGGTGCCGGCCTACCACCGGGTGAATATCAGGTGGCCGTCAGTCCGCCGATTCAGGATCATCCGCTGGGGCCGATTACTGCGCCACCTCCCGGCGCCAATATCTATCCGAATATTCCAGACCGCTACCGGGATGTGAAAACAAGCAAACTGAAGTTGCAAGTTACCGAGCAGGCCAACACGCTCGATGTGAACATGACCGCGAACGAAGCTCCCTGA
- a CDS encoding DUF1559 domain-containing protein, which translates to MELLVVIAIIGVLVALLLPAVQAAREAARRTQCANNLHQTGLALASYESSHKVFPCGGLYGRGNGYGHSWWVRILPYAEETAVYDKFDQFGNSSGYTGWLGGGTHNGNAVNRDLLRKKDFKFMFCPSSNLPRFVLKVAPHDANVMSATYAGISGATNHDSATNKSSAGGADGRICSGGVLNNFLAVKAAEVTDGLSNTISVGEQSDFCRDSSNPRVDCRSDCGHGFCMGPGGDGWQRLFNITCVVHRLNEKSALALGVPGNCGPNRAIQSTHPGGAMVLFADGATKFLREGIDTTTILYNLANRDDGNTQLNYE; encoded by the coding sequence GTGGAACTGCTCGTGGTCATCGCGATCATTGGGGTGCTGGTGGCGCTGCTCTTGCCGGCGGTGCAGGCCGCACGCGAAGCAGCACGGCGGACTCAGTGCGCGAATAATCTTCATCAAACCGGGCTAGCGCTCGCAAGCTATGAATCGTCGCACAAAGTGTTTCCCTGCGGCGGCCTGTACGGTCGCGGTAATGGCTACGGCCATTCGTGGTGGGTGCGAATCCTGCCCTATGCCGAAGAGACAGCTGTTTACGACAAGTTCGATCAGTTCGGCAACTCCTCTGGCTACACCGGCTGGCTGGGGGGCGGCACTCACAACGGCAACGCGGTCAATCGAGATTTGCTCCGTAAGAAAGACTTCAAGTTTATGTTTTGCCCGTCGAGCAATCTGCCTCGCTTTGTTTTGAAAGTGGCACCGCATGATGCCAATGTAATGAGCGCAACATACGCCGGCATTTCCGGCGCAACAAATCACGATTCTGCGACTAATAAGTCATCGGCGGGGGGCGCTGATGGCCGCATTTGTTCGGGTGGCGTTCTGAACAATTTCTTGGCGGTGAAGGCAGCCGAAGTGACCGATGGCCTCAGCAATACGATTTCGGTCGGCGAGCAGTCCGATTTCTGCCGCGATAGTAGTAACCCGCGCGTCGACTGCCGCAGCGATTGTGGTCATGGCTTTTGCATGGGGCCCGGCGGCGATGGTTGGCAACGGCTGTTCAACATTACTTGTGTCGTTCACAGGCTAAACGAAAAATCGGCGCTCGCGCTGGGCGTGCCGGGCAACTGCGGCCCGAATCGGGCCATTCAATCGACACATCCCGGCGGGGCGATGGTGCTGTTCGCAGACGGCGCGACCAAATTCCTGCGTGAGGGAATCGATACGACGACGATCCTCTACAATCTGGCCAATCGCGACGATGGCAACACGCAGCTGAATTACGAATAA
- a CDS encoding ATP-binding protein, whose translation MPADPFAALREALKLSPDNLPLRRHLADSLLQAGRMSEAETEYKELLAREPHNTESRLGLARCFLEQQKTSAALVIVEDMLKGNSCPPQARVLYARLMFRQGDIPNAVAQYKLAIEEDASLREEDLDEKLGIGPGFEESEVVEGRLREMAEPTGGGGNVPIERPQVKFQDVGGMDALKEEIRLKIIHPLNHPDLYRAYGKPIGGGILMYGPPGCGKTHLARATAGEISAGFLSVGINDVLEMWIGSSERNLHEVFANARDNKPCVLFFDEVDALGARRSDLKHSAGRQLTNQFLSEMDGIDATNEGVLILAATNSPWHIDPAFRRPGRFDRILFVPPPDLAARAAILEILLRGKPCDRIDFLSIAKKCEQFSGADLKAVVDLAIEAKLQEALKAGMPKPLTTADLLAAAPKQRSTTKEWFSTARNHALYANQGGLYDDVLKYMKLQ comes from the coding sequence ATGCCCGCTGATCCTTTTGCCGCACTTCGTGAAGCGCTCAAACTCTCGCCCGATAATCTTCCCTTGCGCCGGCATCTCGCCGACAGTTTGCTGCAAGCGGGGCGCATGAGTGAAGCCGAGACTGAATACAAAGAACTGCTTGCACGCGAGCCGCACAATACTGAATCTCGATTGGGGCTGGCTCGCTGTTTTCTCGAACAGCAGAAGACCAGCGCTGCGCTCGTCATCGTCGAGGACATGCTCAAGGGAAATTCCTGCCCGCCCCAAGCTCGGGTGTTGTATGCCCGGCTGATGTTTCGTCAGGGGGATATTCCCAACGCGGTTGCCCAGTACAAATTGGCCATCGAAGAAGATGCCTCACTTCGCGAGGAAGACCTCGACGAGAAGTTGGGTATCGGTCCCGGCTTTGAAGAATCCGAAGTGGTCGAAGGTCGACTGCGTGAGATGGCCGAACCGACGGGCGGCGGAGGCAACGTGCCGATCGAACGCCCACAGGTGAAGTTTCAGGATGTCGGCGGCATGGATGCACTTAAGGAAGAGATTCGACTAAAGATCATTCACCCGCTCAATCATCCCGACTTGTATCGCGCGTATGGCAAGCCCATCGGGGGCGGGATTTTGATGTACGGCCCGCCAGGTTGCGGCAAGACTCATCTGGCTCGCGCAACGGCCGGAGAGATTTCTGCCGGGTTTCTTTCGGTCGGCATCAACGATGTGCTCGAAATGTGGATTGGCAGCAGCGAGCGCAACCTGCACGAAGTATTCGCCAATGCACGTGACAACAAACCGTGCGTCCTCTTCTTTGATGAAGTCGACGCACTCGGTGCCCGTCGCAGCGATCTCAAGCACTCGGCTGGCCGCCAACTGACCAACCAGTTTCTTTCCGAAATGGATGGCATCGATGCCACGAATGAAGGTGTGTTGATTCTCGCGGCGACTAATTCTCCTTGGCATATCGATCCCGCTTTTCGCCGCCCGGGTCGCTTCGATCGCATCCTTTTCGTACCGCCACCTGATCTCGCCGCCCGCGCTGCGATCCTCGAAATCCTGCTGCGGGGCAAGCCTTGCGACCGGATCGACTTCCTGTCCATCGCCAAGAAGTGTGAACAGTTCTCCGGTGCTGATTTGAAAGCAGTCGTCGATCTGGCCATCGAAGCGAAATTGCAAGAGGCTTTGAAAGCTGGAATGCCAAAACCACTGACAACGGCCGATCTGCTGGCCGCGGCACCCAAGCAACGTTCGACGACCAAGGAATGGTTTTCTACCGCACGCAATCACGCGCTCTACGCCAACCAAGGCGGTCTCTACGATGACGTCCTCAAATACATGAAGCTGCAATGA
- a CDS encoding molybdopterin-dependent oxidoreductase codes for MTNAVLLRITGEVAKPCELTFADLAAVDAMHQIADVSPLAGGRAGTAITLEGLLQVAQAKSSAKYLGLHSQTDNFHASIPLDGVRSKAFLIYQLNGEPLSLKAGGPCRFFVPDHLACRSAEIDECANVKFVDTLELTAAKGHDNRPHDDAAHAQLHANEKSHQQ; via the coding sequence ATGACCAACGCAGTTCTCCTCCGCATCACTGGTGAAGTCGCAAAACCCTGTGAATTGACGTTCGCTGACTTGGCTGCGGTCGACGCTATGCATCAGATTGCCGATGTCAGTCCGCTGGCTGGGGGTCGCGCGGGTACGGCGATTACGCTGGAAGGTCTACTGCAAGTGGCCCAAGCCAAGTCATCAGCAAAGTATCTGGGGCTGCATTCGCAGACCGATAACTTTCATGCGAGCATTCCGCTGGATGGTGTGCGATCCAAAGCGTTTCTCATTTATCAGCTGAATGGCGAACCGCTGTCACTCAAGGCTGGTGGGCCGTGCCGGTTCTTTGTGCCCGATCATTTGGCCTGTCGTTCGGCAGAGATCGATGAGTGTGCGAACGTCAAGTTCGTCGACACGCTCGAACTGACGGCTGCCAAAGGGCACGATAATCGTCCGCACGACGATGCCGCGCATGCTCAGTTGCACGCCAACGAAAAATCTCACCAGCAGTAA
- a CDS encoding HAD family hydrolase: MQPRAIFFDFDFTLAESSVATIECANHALVELGLPAVDREAIRRCVAFPLPEVFARLTGIEDPQIGARFCEAYIRRADQVTAQLTTLFPGVEKTLRGLRQSGYRLGIVSTKYRYRIQSILSHLGAHDLVDVIVGGEDVRQHKPAPEPLWRALSRWQLAPDEALYCGDHPVDAQAAEAAEVPFVAVLSGPSLIAEFDGFPRRAVLQSVTQLPAWLGVME, translated from the coding sequence ATGCAGCCCCGGGCGATCTTCTTCGATTTTGATTTCACCTTGGCCGAATCTTCGGTCGCGACGATTGAGTGCGCGAATCATGCGCTGGTGGAGCTTGGCCTGCCGGCTGTCGACCGCGAAGCCATTCGCCGCTGCGTGGCGTTTCCATTGCCTGAAGTGTTTGCTCGCCTAACGGGAATTGAAGATCCGCAGATTGGTGCCCGCTTTTGTGAGGCTTACATTCGTCGTGCTGACCAGGTGACGGCTCAACTGACAACACTCTTCCCCGGTGTAGAAAAAACCCTGCGTGGTCTACGGCAGAGCGGCTATCGGTTGGGCATCGTCAGTACGAAGTATCGCTATCGGATTCAGTCGATTCTGTCGCATCTCGGTGCGCATGACCTGGTCGATGTCATCGTCGGCGGCGAAGATGTTCGCCAGCATAAGCCCGCACCGGAGCCTCTGTGGCGGGCCCTCTCGCGCTGGCAATTGGCACCCGACGAAGCGCTCTATTGCGGCGACCATCCGGTCGATGCTCAGGCGGCTGAAGCCGCCGAAGTTCCATTTGTGGCGGTGCTCAGCGGGCCTTCGCTGATCGCAGAGTTTGACGGCTTTCCACGCCGAGCCGTGTTGCAGTCAGTGACTCAACTGCCGGCTTGGCTGGGCGTGATGGAATGA
- a CDS encoding magnesium chelatase, with protein MTEASPTHHRPANLQQLRESGWVSKPVKRELHDNFLKALASGEDLFPGIVGYEDTVVPEVNIALLASHDMLFLGEKGQGKSRLMRTLVRFLDEEVPYLDIPGVPLHEDPCSPVTTVAKRFLAEHSPAETPIKWWKREDRYAERLSPGTKFADIIGEIDPSKLASGVSMSTEEALHFGLIPRMHRGIFAMNELPELDELVQVGLFNILEERDVQIRGFPVRFEIDVLILFSANPSTYNRSGKVIPQLKDRIGSVIHTHYPRERDLGIKILEQEAKVDLGGDYPVVVPYFMKELIEQITIQARKSKYIDQQSGVSARFSIANYGTMIASARQRSVLLGEKPAVPRISDLGHLYSSSLGKLELDMMGSHQMSERQVLDAVIAEAIRNVFNQYVEEHGLQEIAEIFGKGVKIEVGDMLPSAHYADRLKRVPPVWDKAFEVNAASDPAVRASCVEFVLAGLYSLDRISRSQQHGHIRYEIE; from the coding sequence ATGACAGAGGCCAGTCCAACCCACCATCGTCCCGCCAATCTGCAACAACTGCGCGAAAGTGGCTGGGTTTCGAAACCGGTCAAACGCGAACTGCACGACAATTTCCTGAAAGCACTCGCCAGCGGCGAGGATCTGTTTCCTGGCATCGTGGGCTACGAAGATACCGTTGTTCCCGAAGTGAACATTGCCCTACTCGCCAGTCACGACATGCTCTTCCTCGGCGAAAAGGGGCAAGGCAAGAGCCGGTTGATGCGCACATTGGTCCGTTTTCTCGACGAGGAAGTTCCGTACCTCGATATTCCCGGCGTCCCTTTGCACGAAGATCCTTGCTCGCCCGTTACCACGGTCGCTAAACGCTTCCTGGCCGAGCATTCGCCGGCAGAAACTCCGATCAAATGGTGGAAGCGCGAAGATCGCTACGCCGAGCGTCTTTCACCGGGAACGAAGTTTGCCGACATCATCGGCGAAATCGATCCCTCGAAGCTCGCCTCGGGTGTGAGCATGTCGACCGAAGAGGCGCTGCACTTCGGGCTCATTCCGCGGATGCATCGCGGCATTTTCGCGATGAACGAATTGCCGGAACTCGATGAGCTGGTGCAGGTCGGCCTGTTCAATATTCTCGAAGAACGCGATGTGCAGATTCGCGGCTTTCCCGTCCGCTTCGAAATCGACGTGCTGATCCTGTTCAGTGCGAACCCGTCGACCTACAACCGCAGCGGCAAGGTGATTCCGCAGTTGAAGGACCGGATCGGCAGTGTTATCCACACGCACTATCCGCGCGAGCGCGACTTGGGAATCAAGATTCTCGAGCAAGAGGCCAAGGTCGATCTGGGCGGCGATTACCCAGTGGTTGTGCCGTACTTCATGAAGGAACTGATCGAACAGATCACCATTCAGGCTCGCAAGAGCAAGTACATCGACCAGCAATCGGGGGTGAGCGCGCGGTTCAGCATCGCCAATTACGGCACCATGATCGCTTCCGCCAGGCAACGATCGGTACTGCTGGGTGAGAAGCCCGCCGTGCCGCGAATCAGCGACCTGGGGCATCTCTATTCATCGTCGCTGGGCAAACTGGAACTCGACATGATGGGAAGCCATCAAATGTCGGAACGACAGGTACTCGATGCCGTGATTGCTGAAGCGATTCGCAACGTCTTCAATCAATACGTCGAAGAGCATGGACTGCAAGAGATTGCCGAAATCTTTGGCAAAGGGGTAAAGATCGAAGTGGGCGATATGCTTCCTTCGGCGCACTATGCCGATCGACTCAAACGTGTGCCGCCAGTTTGGGATAAGGCCTTTGAAGTGAACGCCGCCAGCGATCCGGCCGTCCGCGCTTCGTGCGTTGAGTTCGTCCTCGCCGGACTCTACTCGCTCGACCGTATTAGCCGCTCGCAGCAG
- a CDS encoding tetratricopeptide repeat protein — MTPHLSRALVLIEQNRYAQALGELQLHLGQNADDAVAHALMSQCHLNLEHYDEAQQQAAHAIHLAPDESIGYRMLAAVLLQRRRYPEAEKAADAALQIEPHDADLFGLKASIFTQLERWREAVQAADAGLAIDPENLVCLNVRAQALTMLGDRAGAAQTVQDALRHNPDDPWIHANQGWASLHANEPLKAAEHFRETLRLDPDMELARAGIIEALKARNFVYRGMLQYFLWMARLPSQARWGIVIGIFLAQRFLGQFARNNPDFAPFVWPILAVLISFAVMSWLAYPLFNLMLRLDRFGRHALSVDQRKGANLLGTTLLIAIVSLVAFFVTGHPVPLLSALVFGLLSLPVSAIYLIEAGWPRNTMFACTGGLLLLGLAMMIPDSLVVGLNNKPLSDLVSSVQGLFPLGIIASQFLANYLATVEVKK; from the coding sequence ATGACGCCGCACTTATCTCGGGCCCTCGTGCTCATCGAACAGAATCGCTACGCGCAGGCCCTTGGCGAGTTGCAATTGCATCTCGGCCAGAACGCCGACGATGCAGTTGCGCATGCGCTGATGTCGCAATGCCATCTGAACCTGGAGCATTACGACGAAGCGCAGCAGCAGGCTGCGCACGCCATTCATCTGGCTCCCGACGAATCAATCGGCTATCGCATGCTCGCCGCGGTGCTGCTGCAACGACGCCGTTATCCGGAAGCCGAGAAGGCGGCCGATGCAGCCTTGCAAATCGAACCGCATGACGCTGATCTGTTCGGCCTGAAGGCGTCGATCTTCACCCAACTCGAGCGCTGGCGCGAGGCAGTTCAAGCCGCCGATGCCGGTCTGGCAATTGATCCCGAGAATCTCGTCTGTCTGAATGTTCGCGCGCAGGCCCTGACGATGCTGGGCGATCGAGCGGGCGCTGCGCAAACCGTTCAAGACGCGCTGCGTCACAATCCCGACGATCCCTGGATTCACGCCAATCAAGGTTGGGCCAGCTTGCATGCGAATGAACCACTCAAGGCTGCGGAGCACTTTCGTGAGACGCTCAGGCTCGACCCCGATATGGAACTCGCCCGCGCGGGCATCATCGAAGCCCTCAAGGCACGCAACTTTGTCTATCGCGGCATGCTGCAATATTTCCTTTGGATGGCGAGATTGCCCTCGCAAGCGCGCTGGGGAATTGTGATTGGCATCTTCCTGGCCCAGCGTTTCCTTGGCCAATTCGCCAGAAACAATCCGGACTTCGCTCCATTCGTCTGGCCGATCCTGGCTGTGCTGATCAGTTTTGCTGTGATGTCTTGGCTGGCCTATCCCCTGTTCAACTTAATGCTGCGGCTCGATCGCTTCGGCCGGCACGCTCTCTCTGTTGATCAGCGAAAAGGGGCGAATCTGCTGGGCACGACGCTGCTGATTGCGATTGTCAGCCTGGTCGCCTTCTTCGTCACGGGGCATCCAGTTCCTTTGCTTTCTGCCCTGGTCTTTGGCCTGCTTTCACTGCCGGTCTCTGCCATCTATTTGATTGAAGCCGGCTGGCCGCGCAACACAATGTTTGCGTGTACGGGCGGACTCTTGCTGCTCGGCCTCGCGATGATGATCCCCGATAGTCTTGTCGTTGGGCTGAACAACAAGCCCCTCTCTGACCTGGTCTCCAGCGTTCAAGGGTTGTTTCCTCTCGGCATCATCGCTTCGCAGTTTCTGGCGAACTACCTGGCCACGGTGGAAGTGAAAAAATAA